The Streptomyces phaeolivaceus genome has a window encoding:
- a CDS encoding endo-1,4-beta-xylanase, translated as MQHTTPHHRRRRRVPRPLFVVGALLAAGIVALPPLAPDASAATTLRGHADARGVRIGAAVADGPLRSEAAYTTVLDREFNSVTAENAMKWDALEPNRGSYNWGAADRLVDHATSHNQGVRGHTLVWYAQLPSWLKNGNFTAAQLNTILQNHISTTVGRYKGRIYAWDVVNEAFNEDGSMRSSVWQDKLGTAHIASALRWAHTADPAAKLYINDYNIEADNAKSDALYALARQLLAQGVPLHGVGFQSHFVLGGVPASMKANLKRFSDLGLEVSLTELDIRIPLPASGAELAQQSTDYKTASENCLGVPRCAGVTAWGLTDKHSWVPGTFSGYGAALPYNEGYGAKPAYTGLSNGLNPNA; from the coding sequence GTGCAGCACACCACCCCCCACCACCGCCGTCGTCGTCGTGTCCCGCGCCCCCTGTTCGTCGTGGGCGCGCTGCTGGCCGCCGGAATCGTGGCGCTCCCCCCACTCGCCCCGGACGCCTCGGCCGCGACGACCCTGCGCGGCCACGCCGACGCGCGGGGCGTACGGATCGGCGCGGCGGTCGCCGACGGGCCGCTCCGGAGCGAGGCTGCGTACACCACCGTGCTGGACCGGGAGTTCAACTCGGTCACCGCCGAGAACGCGATGAAGTGGGACGCGCTGGAGCCGAACCGGGGCTCGTACAACTGGGGCGCGGCGGACCGGCTGGTCGACCACGCGACCTCGCACAACCAGGGCGTACGCGGCCACACGCTGGTCTGGTACGCGCAGTTGCCGTCCTGGCTGAAGAACGGGAACTTCACGGCGGCCCAGCTCAACACGATCCTGCAGAACCACATCAGCACGACCGTGGGCCGGTACAAGGGGAGGATCTACGCCTGGGACGTCGTCAACGAGGCGTTCAACGAGGACGGTTCGATGCGTTCCTCGGTGTGGCAGGACAAGCTCGGCACCGCCCATATCGCGAGCGCCCTGCGCTGGGCGCACACGGCCGACCCGGCCGCCAAGCTGTACATCAACGACTACAACATCGAGGCGGACAACGCGAAGAGCGACGCCCTGTACGCGCTGGCACGGCAACTCCTCGCGCAGGGCGTGCCGTTGCACGGGGTCGGCTTCCAGTCCCACTTCGTGCTCGGCGGGGTGCCCGCCTCGATGAAGGCGAACCTGAAGCGCTTCTCCGACCTCGGTCTCGAGGTCTCCCTCACCGAGCTGGACATCCGTATCCCGCTGCCCGCCTCCGGCGCCGAACTGGCCCAGCAGTCCACGGACTACAAGACGGCGAGCGAGAACTGCCTCGGTGTCCCGCGCTGCGCCGGTGTCACCGCGTGGGGTCTGACGGACAAGCACTCCTGGGTGCCGGGCACGTTCAGCGGGTACGGGGCGGCCCTGCCGTACAACGAGGGCTACGGGGCGAAGCCGGCGTACACGGGGTTGTCGAACGGGCTGAACCCGAACGCCTGA
- a CDS encoding jacalin-like lectin encodes MRRLLGTLAAGALAVTGLATTGATPAAAATSGTFNVLTYNVAGLPELLSSGNPEVNTPLISPRLGAYDIVNVQEDFNHHAALYAGDNHPYRTATSGGVPFGDGLNTLSDYAFEDFERVKWNDCTGTNCLTPKGFSLARVRLDEGVFVDLYNVHTNADSDDAALAARRANVTQLSEFIKANSAGNAVIVMGDTNTRYTRTGDNIRSLVSENGLTDPWVQLIKGGVAPAPGADALLCPTTAPTNDCEVVDKVFYRDSNVVDLTANRYGDDWAKFLDSAGGNLSDHFPHTVDFSWKVNSGLRTSDFFGGPHGTAYNDADNLPSTVSPRTLTLRGASRLDAVSLTHDGGTTLTHGGTGGTATSLTLASGEHLTSVRLTQGQKDGRTRIFSAAFGTDKGRTLTSGTATSDTKTFTAPSGWQIVGFTGRSGDEIDRLGVLYAPIG; translated from the coding sequence ATGAGAAGACTCCTCGGCACCCTCGCCGCCGGCGCACTGGCCGTCACCGGCCTCGCCACCACCGGGGCGACACCCGCTGCCGCGGCCACCAGCGGAACGTTCAACGTGCTGACGTACAACGTCGCCGGCCTCCCGGAGCTGCTCAGCTCCGGGAACCCGGAGGTGAACACCCCGCTGATCTCGCCGCGCCTCGGGGCGTACGACATCGTGAACGTGCAGGAGGACTTCAACCACCACGCGGCGCTGTACGCGGGCGACAACCACCCGTACCGCACGGCGACCAGCGGCGGGGTACCGTTCGGCGACGGCCTCAACACGCTGTCGGACTACGCGTTCGAGGACTTCGAGCGGGTCAAGTGGAACGACTGCACCGGCACCAACTGCCTCACCCCGAAGGGCTTCTCGCTGGCCCGGGTCCGGCTCGACGAGGGTGTCTTCGTCGACCTCTACAACGTGCACACCAACGCCGACTCCGACGACGCGGCCCTCGCCGCCCGCCGCGCCAACGTCACCCAGCTCTCCGAGTTCATCAAGGCCAACTCGGCGGGCAACGCGGTGATCGTCATGGGTGACACCAACACCCGCTACACGCGCACCGGCGACAACATCCGCTCGCTCGTGTCGGAGAACGGCCTCACGGACCCGTGGGTGCAGCTGATCAAGGGCGGTGTCGCCCCGGCGCCGGGCGCGGACGCGCTGCTCTGCCCGACGACCGCCCCGACCAACGACTGCGAGGTCGTCGACAAGGTCTTCTACCGGGACAGCAACGTCGTCGACCTGACCGCGAACCGCTACGGCGACGACTGGGCGAAGTTCCTCGACTCGGCGGGCGGCAACCTCTCCGACCACTTCCCGCACACGGTCGACTTCTCCTGGAAGGTCAACTCCGGCCTGCGGACCAGTGACTTCTTCGGCGGCCCGCACGGCACCGCGTACAACGACGCGGACAACCTCCCGTCGACGGTCTCGCCCCGCACCCTGACCCTGCGCGGCGCCTCCCGCCTCGACGCGGTCTCGCTCACGCACGACGGCGGCACGACCCTGACCCACGGCGGTACGGGCGGCACGGCGACCTCCCTCACGCTGGCCTCCGGCGAGCACCTCACCTCGGTGAGGCTCACCCAGGGCCAGAAGGACGGCCGTACCCGGATCTTCTCCGCCGCGTTCGGCACGGACAAGGGCCGCACCCTGACCTCCGGTACGGCGACCTCCGACACGAAGACCTTCACGGCCCCCTCCGGCTGGCAGATCGTCGGCTTCACCGGCCGCTCGGGCGACGAGATCGACAGGCTGGGCGTGCTGTACGCGCCGATCGGCTGA
- a CDS encoding glycoside hydrolase family 2 TIM barrel-domain containing protein, with protein sequence MSFRTTGSTGSTTASSVGYVEDVSPGRGALPPRAWYASSDARSLSLNGDWSFRLSPTADAEDDSFAAEGYDAGGWARVAVPGHWVLQGDGAFGAPIYTNHLYPFPVDPPRVPSENPTGDHLRYFDLPGDWSSDGGAVIDGGAVLRFDGVESCARVWLNGTDIGEFKGSRLPHEFAVGHLLKPAGNVLAVRVHQWSAGSYLEDQDQWWMPGIFRDVTLLHRPAGSALDFFVHASYDHVGGIGTLRVDSDVDGRVLVPALDIDVATGEAVTVPVEPWTAETPKLYDGELVTEGERVPLRIGFRTVALEDGLLKVNGKAILFKGVNRHEWHPVKGRSLDLETMREDVLLMKRHNLNAVRTSHYPPHPAFLDLCDEYGLWVIDECDLETHGFTEQNWRDNPVDDDRWTPALLDRAARMVERDKNHPSVVIWSLGNEAGTGRGLTAMAEWIHGRDDSRLVHYEGDWDCRDTDVYSRMYADHAETERIGKRLDGGTHKRRQLPYILCEYGHAMGNGPGGIADYQRIFEAHERIQGGFIWEWIDHGVTHPELGYAYGGDFGEELHDSNFVCDGLVFPDRTPSPGLIEFKKVIEPVRIDGDGSAGTVRVRNAFDFTDLSSLAFEWAYQVDGKTIEAGALSVPALLPGESAEVKLPQPPAGGPAGEALWTVRALLAEDTAWGRKDHQVAWAQLPVVERLLPTVTPGGGPTASERLIYLGPASFDVRTGALKTIGGIDVTGPRLDVWRATTDNDEGAWNGNTCYSRLWRELGLHRVQHRLDGVELGADALTVRTRVAPAAREVGLRTTYRWTADDSRLKLTVTVDPEGDWTVPLPRLGIRFGLSSADAVTWYGGGPGEGYPDTKSASMVSRYHSTVDELQTPYVRPQENGVRPDVRWAELGGLRIDGDPEFGFAARRWTTEQLDAAAHLTDLQAGDTVWVNLDHGQMGIGSQSCGPGPLPQYHLLAGPTEFSFVFSEIG encoded by the coding sequence ATGTCTTTCCGCACCACCGGCAGCACCGGCAGCACCACCGCATCGTCCGTCGGGTACGTCGAGGACGTGTCACCGGGCCGCGGGGCCCTGCCGCCCCGCGCCTGGTACGCGTCCTCGGACGCCCGGTCCCTGTCGCTGAACGGCGACTGGAGCTTCCGTCTCTCCCCCACCGCCGACGCCGAGGACGACTCGTTCGCGGCGGAGGGGTACGACGCCGGGGGCTGGGCGCGGGTGGCCGTCCCCGGCCACTGGGTGCTGCAGGGTGACGGGGCCTTCGGGGCGCCGATCTACACCAACCACCTGTACCCGTTCCCGGTGGACCCGCCGAGGGTGCCGTCGGAGAACCCGACCGGTGACCATCTGCGGTACTTCGATCTGCCGGGCGACTGGTCCTCGGACGGTGGCGCGGTGATCGACGGTGGCGCCGTGCTCCGCTTCGACGGTGTGGAGTCCTGCGCCCGGGTGTGGCTGAACGGCACGGACATCGGTGAGTTCAAGGGTTCCCGGCTGCCGCACGAGTTCGCGGTCGGGCACCTGCTGAAGCCGGCGGGGAACGTCCTCGCCGTCCGGGTCCACCAGTGGTCTGCGGGCTCCTATCTGGAGGACCAGGACCAGTGGTGGATGCCCGGTATCTTCCGGGACGTCACCCTGCTGCACCGCCCGGCGGGCAGTGCCCTCGACTTCTTCGTGCACGCCTCCTACGACCATGTGGGCGGTATCGGGACCCTGCGTGTCGACTCCGACGTCGACGGCCGGGTCCTCGTGCCCGCCCTCGACATCGATGTCGCGACCGGCGAGGCGGTGACCGTCCCGGTCGAGCCGTGGACCGCCGAGACGCCGAAGCTGTACGACGGCGAGCTGGTCACCGAGGGCGAGCGGGTCCCGCTGCGGATCGGCTTCCGGACCGTCGCCCTCGAAGACGGGCTGCTCAAGGTCAACGGGAAGGCGATCCTCTTCAAGGGCGTCAACCGGCACGAGTGGCACCCGGTCAAGGGCCGCTCCCTCGACCTGGAGACCATGCGCGAGGACGTGCTGCTGATGAAGCGGCACAACCTCAACGCGGTCCGCACCTCCCACTACCCGCCGCACCCGGCCTTCCTCGACCTGTGCGACGAGTACGGCCTGTGGGTGATCGACGAGTGCGACCTGGAGACCCACGGCTTCACCGAGCAGAACTGGCGGGACAACCCCGTCGACGACGACCGCTGGACCCCGGCCCTGCTGGACCGCGCGGCCCGCATGGTCGAGCGCGACAAGAACCACCCCTCGGTGGTCATCTGGTCCCTCGGCAACGAGGCCGGCACCGGCCGTGGCCTGACCGCCATGGCCGAGTGGATCCACGGCCGCGACGACTCCCGCCTCGTGCACTACGAGGGCGACTGGGACTGCCGGGACACCGACGTCTACTCCCGGATGTACGCCGACCACGCCGAGACCGAGCGCATCGGCAAGCGCCTGGACGGCGGCACCCACAAGCGCCGTCAGCTCCCCTACATCCTGTGCGAGTACGGGCACGCCATGGGCAACGGCCCCGGCGGCATCGCCGACTACCAGCGGATCTTCGAGGCCCATGAGCGCATCCAGGGCGGCTTCATCTGGGAGTGGATCGACCACGGCGTCACCCACCCCGAGCTGGGCTACGCCTACGGCGGCGACTTCGGCGAGGAACTGCACGACTCCAACTTCGTCTGCGACGGCCTGGTCTTCCCGGACCGGACACCCTCCCCCGGCCTGATCGAGTTCAAGAAGGTCATCGAGCCCGTCCGTATCGACGGCGACGGCTCGGCCGGGACGGTCCGGGTGCGCAACGCGTTCGACTTCACGGACCTGTCCTCGCTGGCCTTCGAGTGGGCCTACCAGGTGGACGGGAAGACGATCGAGGCCGGGGCCCTCTCGGTGCCCGCCCTGCTGCCCGGTGAGTCGGCCGAGGTGAAGCTGCCGCAGCCGCCGGCCGGCGGACCGGCGGGCGAGGCGCTGTGGACCGTACGGGCGCTGCTGGCCGAGGACACCGCCTGGGGCAGGAAGGACCATCAGGTGGCGTGGGCCCAACTACCGGTCGTGGAGCGGCTGTTGCCGACGGTGACACCGGGCGGCGGCCCCACGGCGAGCGAGAGACTGATCTACCTGGGCCCGGCCTCCTTCGATGTCCGCACGGGCGCGTTGAAGACCATCGGCGGCATCGACGTCACCGGGCCGCGGCTGGACGTGTGGCGGGCGACCACCGACAACGACGAGGGCGCGTGGAACGGCAACACCTGCTACAGCAGGCTGTGGCGGGAGCTGGGCCTGCACCGCGTCCAACACCGCCTGGACGGGGTGGAGTTGGGCGCCGACGCGCTGACGGTACGGACGCGGGTGGCACCGGCCGCCCGGGAGGTCGGCCTGCGCACGACCTACCGGTGGACCGCCGACGACAGCCGGCTGAAGCTGACCGTGACGGTGGACCCCGAAGGCGACTGGACCGTGCCGCTGCCGAGGCTCGGCATCCGCTTCGGGCTGTCGTCGGCGGACGCGGTGACCTGGTACGGCGGCGGCCCCGGCGAGGGCTACCCGGACACCAAGTCGGCCTCCATGGTGAGCCGTTACCACTCCACGGTGGACGAGCTGCAGACCCCGTACGTCCGCCCGCAGGAGAACGGTGTCCGCCCCGATGTGCGGTGGGCCGAGCTGGGCGGGCTGCGGATCGACGGCGACCCGGAGTTCGGGTTCGCCGCCCGCCGCTGGACGACCGAACAGCTGGACGCCGCCGCGCATCTGACGGATCTTCAGGCCGGTGACACCGTGTGGGTCAACCTCGACCACGGCCAGATGGGCATCGGCTCCCAGTCCTGCGGACCGGGCCCGCTGCCGCAGTACCACCTGCTCGCGGGGCCGACGGAGTTCTCGTTCGTGTTCTCGGAGATCGGCTGA
- a CDS encoding rhamnogalacturonan acetylesterase codes for MRRFTIAALTAATALGTVLTAVPAEAHRGRPALGLENCAANACHFDVPAGTYDVTVRLGGETAASTSVTGETRRTLLAETATAAGRPTSRSFTVDVRTPEGEPTGADGTPGLDLVIGGSAPALADIRVTPAKRARQILLVGDSTVCDQPGDPYSGWGQQLPQYLRKGLSVANYADSGESTVSYLADSRLWATVQPRIRGGDLVLIQLAHNDKQTDEATYRGNLETLVAGVRAKGGEPVLVTPIVRRWFNADGTLNNGTALLVNGLGVDHPAVTRAVAAAHSVPLIDLTAGTKALVESLGTEGSKALYLYNEKRDNTHTSVHGATVYAGLVRDELVAQGLVREGRTRVG; via the coding sequence ATGAGACGTTTCACCATCGCCGCGCTGACGGCGGCGACGGCCCTGGGCACCGTCCTCACCGCCGTACCGGCCGAGGCGCACCGGGGGCGGCCCGCGCTCGGCCTGGAGAACTGTGCCGCGAACGCCTGCCACTTCGACGTCCCGGCCGGGACGTACGACGTGACGGTCCGCCTCGGCGGCGAGACTGCGGCGAGCACGAGCGTCACCGGCGAGACGCGCCGCACGCTGCTCGCCGAGACGGCCACGGCGGCCGGGCGGCCCACCTCCCGCAGTTTCACCGTCGACGTCCGCACGCCCGAGGGCGAGCCGACCGGCGCCGACGGCACACCCGGTCTGGACCTCGTCATCGGCGGTTCGGCGCCCGCGCTGGCCGACATCCGGGTGACCCCCGCCAAGCGGGCCCGGCAGATCCTCCTCGTCGGCGACTCCACGGTCTGCGACCAGCCCGGCGACCCGTACTCCGGCTGGGGGCAGCAGCTCCCGCAGTACCTCCGCAAGGGTCTCTCGGTCGCCAACTACGCCGACTCCGGCGAGAGCACGGTGTCCTACCTCGCCGACTCGCGGCTGTGGGCCACGGTCCAGCCGAGGATCCGGGGCGGCGATCTGGTGCTGATCCAGCTGGCCCACAACGACAAGCAGACCGACGAGGCCACGTATCGGGGCAACCTGGAGACCCTGGTCGCGGGTGTCCGCGCGAAGGGCGGCGAGCCGGTGCTGGTGACCCCGATCGTCCGCCGCTGGTTCAACGCGGACGGCACGCTGAACAACGGCACGGCGCTGCTGGTCAACGGGCTGGGTGTGGACCATCCTGCGGTCACCCGCGCGGTCGCCGCGGCGCACTCCGTGCCGCTGATCGATCTCACCGCCGGGACCAAGGCGCTGGTCGAGTCGTTGGGTACGGAGGGTTCCAAGGCGCTGTACCTGTACAACGAGAAGCGGGACAACACGCATACGTCGGTGCATGGCGCGACCGTCTACGCGGGGCTGGTCCGTGACGAACTCGTCGCCCAGGGGCTGGTGCGTGAGGGGCGGACCAGGGTGGGATGA
- a CDS encoding carbohydrate ABC transporter permease: MSTITRDGVSSPAPAKASPAGPRRGLRGSPTLNFWIFTGPFLAGLLIFVYVPILWSLWLSFFEARFTVTPSTFVGFDNYVNMLTDEDFMGSLVTFTVFAAIIVPTTWAASLGLALMVNRLRFMKAFFRSVFFLPTAVSYVAASLIWKMSIFNGVRFGMANTFLGLFGIDNTAWLASPDPPWYWLVIVSVRLWLQAGFYMILFIAALQNIPQELYEAASIDGAKPGWQTFWHITLPQLRATSTAVILLLLVAAYQAFDEFFNLLSKTTWGRPPLMELYYKALGESQDYGSGSAGALILTVLICLVTLLQGKFLGFGRGEESK; this comes from the coding sequence ATGTCGACCATCACCAGGGACGGCGTCTCCAGCCCCGCCCCGGCCAAGGCCTCCCCGGCCGGGCCGCGGCGGGGGCTGCGTGGCTCCCCCACCCTCAACTTCTGGATCTTCACCGGGCCGTTCCTCGCCGGACTGCTGATCTTCGTCTACGTCCCGATCCTCTGGAGCCTGTGGCTCTCCTTCTTCGAGGCGCGCTTCACGGTCACGCCCAGCACGTTCGTCGGCTTCGACAACTACGTGAACATGCTGACGGACGAGGACTTCATGGGCTCCCTCGTCACCTTCACCGTATTCGCCGCGATCATCGTGCCGACCACCTGGGCGGCCTCGCTGGGACTGGCACTGATGGTGAACCGGCTGCGGTTCATGAAGGCGTTCTTCCGCTCGGTCTTCTTCCTGCCGACGGCGGTCAGTTACGTCGCCGCCTCGCTGATCTGGAAGATGTCCATCTTCAACGGTGTCCGCTTCGGCATGGCGAACACCTTCCTGGGCCTGTTCGGTATCGACAACACCGCCTGGCTGGCCAGCCCCGACCCACCGTGGTACTGGCTGGTCATCGTGAGCGTACGGCTGTGGCTCCAGGCCGGCTTCTACATGATCCTCTTCATCGCGGCCCTGCAGAACATTCCGCAGGAGCTGTACGAGGCCGCCTCGATCGACGGCGCGAAGCCCGGCTGGCAGACCTTCTGGCACATCACCCTGCCCCAACTGCGGGCGACCTCCACCGCCGTGATCCTGCTGCTCCTGGTGGCCGCCTACCAGGCGTTCGACGAGTTCTTCAACTTGCTGTCGAAGACCACGTGGGGACGGCCACCACTGATGGAGCTGTACTACAAGGCGCTCGGCGAGAGCCAGGACTACGGCTCGGGCAGCGCGGGCGCGCTGATCCTCACCGTGCTGATCTGCCTCGTGACCCTGCTCCAGGGCAAGTTCCTGGGATTCGGAAGGGGTGAGGAGTCCAAGTGA
- a CDS encoding carbohydrate ABC transporter permease, translating into MTTTTTPPADRADRVAVSAKPRRVRTGSVIGSTGLYLATGFAALLFLIPFYLIVRNALMTDPEITGEEWKWFPTDIQWGNISEPFDDPSVDFARSLWNSAVVGVLHTVGTLLVCSLAGYGLARIPYKHANKVFYVVLGTLMVPTAVTFVPSFVLVSSLGWIDTYRGLIIPGLFSGFTCFLFRQYFLGFPKELEEAARVDGLGYMGAYWRVVVPNSLNFFAAMATITFISGWNSFLWPLVIGQDPSAWTVQVALSNYMTGQTITYHLIFMATAISILPLVFVFLFLQRWLVQGIAQTGIKG; encoded by the coding sequence GTGACCACCACCACGACACCTCCGGCGGACCGGGCGGACCGGGTGGCCGTATCGGCCAAGCCGCGTCGCGTCCGCACCGGCAGCGTGATCGGCTCGACCGGTCTGTACCTCGCCACCGGCTTCGCCGCGCTCCTCTTCCTCATCCCGTTCTATCTGATCGTCCGCAACGCGCTGATGACGGACCCGGAGATCACGGGTGAGGAATGGAAGTGGTTCCCCACCGACATCCAGTGGGGCAACATCAGCGAGCCGTTCGACGACCCGTCGGTCGACTTCGCGCGCTCGCTGTGGAACTCGGCGGTCGTCGGCGTCCTGCACACCGTCGGCACGCTGCTGGTCTGCTCGCTGGCCGGCTACGGCCTGGCCCGCATCCCGTACAAGCACGCCAACAAGGTCTTCTACGTCGTTCTCGGCACCCTGATGGTCCCGACGGCGGTGACCTTCGTGCCCAGCTTCGTGCTGGTGTCGTCCCTCGGCTGGATCGACACCTACCGGGGTCTCATCATTCCGGGGCTCTTCAGTGGTTTCACCTGCTTCCTGTTCCGGCAGTACTTCCTGGGGTTCCCCAAGGAGTTGGAGGAGGCGGCACGGGTGGACGGGCTCGGTTACATGGGCGCGTACTGGCGGGTCGTGGTACCCAACTCGCTGAACTTCTTCGCCGCGATGGCGACGATCACGTTCATCAGCGGGTGGAACTCCTTCCTGTGGCCCCTGGTCATCGGCCAGGACCCGAGCGCGTGGACCGTGCAGGTCGCGCTCTCGAACTACATGACCGGCCAGACCATCACCTACCACCTGATCTTCATGGCCACGGCCATTTCCATCCTGCCGTTGGTGTTCGTCTTCCTCTTCCTCCAGCGCTGGCTGGTGCAGGGCATCGCGCAGACTGGCATCAAGGGCTAG
- a CDS encoding TetR/AcrR family transcriptional regulator, which produces MARAGLTVDRVVEAAADLADEIGFEKVTLSALARHFGVKDASLYSHVRNLQDLRTRVALLAGGELIDDIAEAVAGRAGKDALAAFAGAYREYALRHPGRYAATQIPLDQVLVTDSPALRRTAEITYGMLRAYGLDEPDLTDAVRLLRSTFHGFCALEAGGGFGAPREVRRSWERSVEALHLALTHWPREAPGNRSDEGHS; this is translated from the coding sequence ATGGCCCGTGCCGGGCTCACCGTCGACCGGGTCGTGGAGGCCGCGGCCGATCTCGCGGACGAGATCGGCTTCGAGAAGGTCACCCTGTCCGCGCTGGCACGGCACTTCGGGGTGAAGGACGCGAGTCTGTACTCGCACGTCAGGAACCTCCAGGATCTGCGGACCCGGGTCGCGCTGCTGGCGGGCGGCGAGCTGATCGACGACATCGCCGAGGCCGTCGCCGGACGGGCCGGCAAGGACGCGCTCGCCGCCTTCGCCGGGGCCTACCGGGAGTACGCCCTGCGCCACCCCGGCCGGTACGCGGCCACCCAGATCCCCCTCGACCAGGTCCTCGTCACCGACTCCCCCGCCCTGCGCCGCACCGCCGAGATCACCTACGGCATGCTCCGCGCGTACGGCCTCGACGAACCCGACCTCACCGACGCCGTACGGCTGCTGCGCAGCACCTTCCACGGCTTCTGCGCCCTGGAGGCCGGGGGCGGTTTCGGGGCGCCCCGGGAGGTGCGCAGATCGTGGGAGAGATCCGTCGAGGCACTGCATCTGGCGCTGACGCACTGGCCCCGGGAGGCCCCGGGGAACCGCTCCGACGAGGGCCACTCTTGA
- a CDS encoding DUF2264 domain-containing protein: MPSQPQDDRSLSPYTGYTRAHWEAAADGLLAAVEPYASADGALYDLPGDRTSWSGRLSDGLEGYARTLLLAAFRRDGTALARYADGLAAGVSGVWPRIEDRGQPLVEAASIAFALRVTRDLLWDRLDDAVQQRTAAWLGDALTAEPWPCNWELFPVTVGGFLEEIGHEPELARRVIDRRLDRIEQWYLGDGWYTDGDGRKFDYYNGWAMHLYPVLHAWLAKDEHLLARYGDRLSTHLADYARLFGGDGAPLHQGRSLTYRFATTVPLWLGALTGRTPLSPGETRRLASGALKYFLDRGAVDERGLLSLGWHGPDSAVLQGYSGPASPYWASKGFLGLLLPPDHEVWTATEEPGPVERADELRPVGPPNWLLQSTSSDGLVRLHNHGSEDVRYDPFYTRLAYSTVTEPVPLAEPAETYDNSVIVGGDASRTDIEPLGVGEGWAASRHTAGTGARVTSLVLARGAVEVRAHLVAGALPGTAVRITGWAGADGVHAELLPAHGLSADADAPGLVGGVGEGATLFVALARLTADPAPRPLPELVSVEVREGPGTYEVSVNRARGDERTRFVFTASDGRSSASSWSVTPR, from the coding sequence ATGCCCTCCCAGCCGCAGGACGATCGCAGCCTCAGCCCGTACACCGGCTACACCCGCGCCCACTGGGAGGCCGCGGCCGACGGACTGCTCGCGGCGGTCGAACCGTACGCGTCCGCCGACGGCGCGCTGTACGACCTGCCGGGCGACCGCACCAGCTGGTCCGGCCGGCTCTCCGACGGCCTGGAGGGCTACGCCCGCACCCTCCTGCTCGCCGCCTTCCGCCGGGACGGCACCGCGCTGGCCCGCTACGCCGACGGCCTCGCCGCCGGTGTCTCGGGCGTCTGGCCGCGTATCGAGGACCGAGGCCAGCCCCTCGTCGAGGCCGCGTCGATCGCCTTCGCGCTGCGCGTCACCCGGGACCTGCTCTGGGACCGCCTCGACGACGCCGTCCAGCAGCGCACGGCGGCCTGGCTCGGGGACGCGCTCACCGCCGAACCCTGGCCCTGCAACTGGGAGTTGTTCCCGGTGACCGTCGGCGGTTTCCTCGAAGAGATCGGCCACGAACCGGAGTTGGCCCGTCGGGTCATCGACCGGCGTCTCGACCGCATCGAGCAGTGGTACCTGGGTGACGGCTGGTACACCGACGGCGACGGCCGCAAGTTCGACTACTACAACGGCTGGGCCATGCACCTCTACCCCGTGCTGCACGCCTGGCTCGCCAAGGACGAACACCTCCTCGCCCGCTACGGCGACCGTCTCTCCACCCATCTCGCCGACTACGCCCGCCTGTTCGGCGGCGACGGCGCCCCCCTGCACCAGGGCCGCTCCCTCACCTACCGCTTCGCGACCACCGTCCCGCTCTGGCTGGGCGCCCTCACCGGCCGTACGCCGCTGTCGCCGGGCGAGACGAGGCGGCTGGCGTCCGGCGCGCTGAAGTACTTCCTCGACCGGGGAGCCGTGGACGAGCGAGGCCTGTTGTCCCTCGGCTGGCACGGCCCCGACTCCGCCGTCCTGCAAGGCTATTCGGGCCCCGCCTCCCCGTACTGGGCCAGCAAGGGCTTCCTCGGCCTCCTGCTGCCGCCGGACCACGAGGTGTGGACGGCGACGGAGGAGCCGGGCCCGGTGGAGCGGGCGGACGAGCTGCGCCCGGTCGGTCCGCCCAACTGGCTTCTCCAGTCCACGAGTTCGGACGGACTGGTCCGCCTCCACAACCATGGCAGCGAGGACGTCCGCTACGACCCCTTCTACACCCGGCTCGCCTACTCGACGGTGACCGAGCCCGTGCCCCTGGCCGAGCCCGCCGAGACGTACGACAACAGCGTGATCGTCGGCGGCGACGCGAGCCGTACCGACATCGAGCCGCTGGGCGTCGGCGAGGGGTGGGCGGCGTCCCGGCACACCGCCGGGACAGGGGCGCGCGTGACGAGCCTCGTGCTGGCGCGCGGGGCGGTGGAGGTGCGGGCCCATCTGGTGGCGGGCGCGCTGCCCGGCACGGCGGTGCGGATCACGGGATGGGCGGGCGCGGACGGCGTACACGCGGAACTCCTCCCGGCGCACGGTCTGTCGGCGGACGCGGACGCACCCGGGCTCGTCGGCGGTGTCGGTGAAGGGGCGACCCTCTTCGTGGCGCTCGCCCGACTCACCGCCGACCCCGCCCCCCGGCCCCTCCCGGAGCTGGTCTCCGTGGAGGTGCGGGAGGGGCCGGGGACGTACGAGGTGTCCGTGAACCGGGCCCGCGGCGACGAGCGGACCCGGTTCGTGTTCACGGCGTCAGACGGGCGATCTTCAGCGTCTTCGTGGTCGGTGACGCCCCGTTGA